From Saccharomycodes ludwigii strain NBRC 1722 chromosome IV, whole genome shotgun sequence, one genomic window encodes:
- the LYS14 gene encoding Lys14p (similar to Saccharomyces cerevisiae YDR034C | LYS14 | LYSine requiring), producing the protein MSDSNDNNNNPNNKPTPSSLNGIPELNNYCQLSHYHQELQTQRQKFLLANSNINKNNHNPDPIFSNSSPISLLSPLDNMLSPRDQPVNKITPNSEVTEISTNTSMRNTSFFNNGKLSFERPASILLPPIISMAKKSSIGQSIATNPVSKSATVETNSSSKPQSKRKYSRNGCTQCKKRRMKCDESKPSCWQCSRMKRECIYILNPKNKKRKQKQSSADINKDAKKTKDKTVKKHALEQQPVIKDQQNLPDVITTHDLDSYDVNLLLQNLNDIVNMKLNDSTIDDPMMSLENFDVPVFDLMGGDTVTMNSSSLSSVTSPNNNFINANLNTISKGANPSHPVIPISFLVDNPITFNTKLESFKLGATHDKYLKVFYYDCMDSIAPFFQDQSNPLRDTVLSFAKNESYLLSAILAVGASITFKKTQDIEDEKSYCAYLTHCLNLLSEQFKNESNVVNKLEPIILTVIMLAWDCIYTMNSQWRSHLQGVTELFKKINTKCSSKVLNLAKCWFKVMETFASISTVLGGALVDELDLDVIFDPYNYQYLDSLKFLNVITPLNEFNLIRGHKEDFDLVIKEVIKALNIIRHSEKNHFSENGIFTKDLDYLLWSPAKNGSSSLVSKFSYFKIQKILVEIDKQLEYEFIDKSGIIPDDNPSHPKNSGIQDNAIDLVKLKSGEEIAISWYDISHQTQVLSFLLIVLLKLLGIPKESIIIQEVVRKITGFFKFLDSDAPPQNSRTCYSNFAILVAGLNAVDEKTRDIIKQYYELNGKKFQRLTKHNLNRLEKVWYGKNESSKYNLEDQDVLTW; encoded by the coding sequence ATGTCTGATAGTAatgataacaacaacaaccctaataataaaccCACTCCATCTTCGTTGAATGGGATTCcagaattaaataattattgtcAACTATCACATTATCATCAAGAGCTACAAACACAACGTCAAAAATTCTTACTGGCAAATagcaatattaataaaaataaccatAACCCAGATCCAATTTTTAGTAATTCCTCACCTATAAGTTTATTATCACCACTAGACAACATGCTATCGCCAAGAGATCAGCCCgtaaacaaaataactCCAAATTCAGAAGTTACCGAAATTTCCACCAACACAAGCATGAGAAatacatctttttttaacaatggCAAATTGTCGTTTGAAAGACCGGCTAGTATATTATTGCCCCCCATAATAAGCATGGCTAAAAAATCAAGTATTGGCCAGTCTATAGCCACTAACCCTGTATCGAAATCAGCAACTGTAGAAACGAACAGCTCATCAAAACCTCAATCCAAAAGAAAGTACTCCAGAAACGGATGCACTCAATGTAAAAAGAGGAGAATGAAATGTGATGAAAGCAAGCCAAGTTGCTGGCAATGCTCGAGAATGAAAAGAGAATGCATTTATATACTTAATcccaaaaacaaaaaaagaaaacagaAGCAATCCTCCGCTGACATTAACAAAGATgccaaaaaaacaaaggaCAAAACGGTAAAAAAACATGCATTGGAGCAGCAACCTGTCATTAAAGACCAACAAAACTTACCGGACGTAATTACTACCCATGATTTGGATTCCTATGATGTAAATTTATTGTTGCAAAATTTGAATGATATAGTTAACATGAAATTAAATGATTCCACGATAGATGATCCTATGATGagtttggaaaattttgatGTACCAGTTTTTGATCTGATGGGTGGAGACACTGTGACTATGAATTCCTCCTCTCTTTCTTCAGTCACAAGCccaaataataactttattaatGCAAATTTGAATACTATATCCAAGGGCGCAAACCCCTCCCATCCCGTAATACCAATTTCGTTTCTAGTAGATAATCCTATAACTTTTAACACTAAATTGGAATCATTTAAACTAGGAGCTACACacgataaatatttaaaagtattttattatgaCTGCATGGATTCAATTGCACCGTTTTTCCAGGACCAGTCCAACCCATTGCGAGACACAGTTCTATCGTTTGCCAAAAATGAATCATATTTACTGTCTGCCATTTTGGCAGTCGGCGCCTCAATAACATTCAAAAAAACACAGGATATTGAGGACGAAAAGTCTTATTGTGCATATTTAACACATTGCTTGAATTTATTGAGTGAGCAGTTCAAAAATGAAAGCAATGTTGTCAATAAATTAGAGCCAATTATCTTAACAGTAATTATGCTGGCATGGGATTGCATCTATACAATGAATAGTCAATGGAGATCGCATTTGCAAGGCGTCACAGAACTATTCAAGAAGATAAACACCAAGTGCTCGTCCAAAGTTTTGAATTTAGCCAAATGCTGGTTTAAGGTGATGGAAACATTTGCCAGTATAAGTACCGTTTTAGGCGGTGCCTTGGTGGACGAACTTGATCTAGATGTAATTTTCGATCCTTATAATTACCAATATTTAGATTCCTTAAAGTTTTTGAATGTAATCACTCCGTTGAAcgaatttaatttaatcaGGGGACATAAAGAAGATTTTGATTTGGTTATTAAGGAAGTAATTAAagctttaaatattattaggcATTCAGAAAAGAACCATTTTTCAGAAAATGGGATATTCACCAAAGATTTGGATTATTTGTTATGGTCACCAGCTAAAAATGGGTCATCTTCACTGGTATCTAAATTTTCATActttaaaatacaaaaaatattggttGAAATAGATAAACAGTTGGAATACGAGTTTATAGATAAATCAGGAATAATTCCAGACGATAATCCATCTCATCCAAAAAATAGCGGGATCCAAGACAATGCAATCGACTTAGTGAAGTTGAAATCAGGAGAAGAAATAGCTATTAGTTGGTACGACATATCTCATCAAACTCAAGTCTTGTCCTTTCTACTTATTGTACTGTTGAAACTACTGGGCATTCCAAAAGAATCTATCATTATTCAAGAAGTTGTGAGAAAAATTACcggattttttaaatttttggatAGTGATGCACCACCACAAAATTCAAGAACATGTTATTCCAATTTTGCTATATTGGTTGCCGGGCTAAATGCTGTGGACGAAAAAACAAGAGATATAATCAAACAATATTATGAGTTGAATGGTAAAAAATTTCAGAGATTGACAAAACATAATTTGAATAGGTTGGAAAAAGTTTGGTACGGGAAAAATGAATCCAGCAAATATAACTTGGAAGATCAAGATGTTTTAACATGGTGA
- a CDS encoding MATE family efflux transporter (similar to Saccharomyces cerevisiae YDR338C | putative protein of unknown function), which produces MLYENTYRQDNYGSIKQIAANTITASPNNAVHNNTSNASRGTTSDDDTINEYDCGSITDSKNTAFTELVEIIRTSIPLSITFLLQFFITTITMITVGRIGTVELGAVSIANVTFQVSVCIFIGLATCLDTLCPQAYGLGKKKLVLIYFLKCCLISLMAGLPIITLWWFSSSFLKLIIDDLKVIEFASLYLRIMILSVPGYIIFECGKKFLQSQHDFVAGQKILFAAVPFDIALNFILVTKMGFIGAPIAVVLTYSLMGILIFIKISQTECWTLKSQLNWNSILQGDWSTLISLAVPGIIMLEAEFFAFEILTVLASKFGTTILAAQSIAASLQALLFQIPFSFSVAASNRIAFHIGREDLDSCKIASKVTLLKIGPGLCLINFSIFILGRNHLSKLFTSDPQVIEDCSKLLVLIGINQLYDIFNVLSAGCLRAQGRQKIGGYLNIFCYYVIGLPLGIFLGFKTNLKVLGFWIGLGVGIMSLALAELYFVIKCNWVGIIEKSQKLHSSGHANVIRDLV; this is translated from the coding sequence ATGTTATACGAAAATACTTATCGTCAGGATAATTATGGGTCCATCAAGCAAATTGCTGCAAATACCATTACTGCCAGCCCAAATAATGCTGTTCATAATAACACCAGCAATGCTAGTCGTGGAACAACTAGCGATGACGATACTATTAATGAATATGATTGTGGATCTATAACCGATAGCAAAAACACGGCTTTTACTGAATTAGTAGAAATAATTAGGACTTCAATACCATTGTCGATTACATTTTTgttacaattttttattacgacaataacaatgattACTGTTGGGAGAATTGGGACTGTTGAGTTAGGTGCTGTTTCCATAGCCAATGTGACCTTTCAAGTTAGTGTTTGCATATTTATTGGCCTAGCGACATGTTTAGACACTTTATGCCCACAAGCTTATGGActagggaaaaaaaaattagttttaatctattttttgaaGTGTTGTTTGATTTCACTCATGGCTGGTTTACCCATTATAACGTTATGGTGGTTTAGTAGTTCATTTCTTAAGTTAATTATTGATGACTTGAAAGTTATTGAGTTTGCCTCATTATACCTAAGGATTATGATTTTAAGTGTTCCCggttatattatttttgaatgTGGTAAAAAATTCCTACAAAGCCAGCATGATTTTGTTGCTggacaaaaaatattgtttgcCGCAGTACCATTTGACATTGCATTAAACTTTATACTTGTTACAAAGATGGGGTTCATCGGAGCTCCAATTGCAGTCGTTTTAACTTATTCATTAATGggaattttaatttttattaaaatttctcAAACCGAGTGTTGGACTTTAAAATCACAACTTAATTGGAATTCAATTTTACAAGGAGATTGGTCGACGCTGATCTCATTAGCTGTGCCTGGCATTATAATGTTAGAGGCTGAGTTTTTTGCGTTTGAAATTTTGACTGTATTGGCATCTAAATTTGGTACTACAATTTTGGCAGCTCAATCGATTGCTGCCTCATTACAAGCCTTATTGTTTCAAAttccattttcttttagtGTTGCTGCAAGCAATAGAATAGCTTTCCATATTGGCAGGGAGGATTTAGATAGTTGTAAAATTGCTTCAAAAGTCACACTCCTTAAAATTGGCCCTGGATTATGCTTGATTAATTTTagtattttcattttaggTAGGAACCATTTAAGTAAGCTTTTCACCAGTGATCCACAGGTTATTGAAGATTGTTCTAAACTTTTAGTATTAATTGGCATTAACCAATTgtatgatatttttaatgtgCTAAGTGCAGGTTGTTTAAGAGCTCAGGGAAGACAGAAGATTGGAGGAtatttgaatatattttgttattacgTCATCGGGTTGCCATTAGGTATATTTTTAGggtttaaaacaaatttaaaagttctTGGATTTTGGATCGGGCTGGGTGTTGGTATCATGTCTTTGGCATTAGCAGAGTTATATTTTGTCATTAAATGTAATTGGGTTggaattattgaaaagtCGCAAAAACTACACTCTTCTGGCCACGCTAATGTTATCAGAGATCTTGTATGA
- the PRP6 gene encoding U4/U6-U5 snRNP complex subunit PRP6 (similar to Saccharomyces cerevisiae YBR055C | PRP6 | Pre-mRNA Processing), whose protein sequence is MERPKFLDQDPPPGYIAGIGRGATGFTTRSDLGSSALSQTPNRYLENKSLSTDNITEDVYEAEKIFSNIDDELSTRNKQRKNRNQPNIKSTTTKFIDLKQQLTAVSKDEWLNLPEATDMTRRNKRLKLENQQQRNIAMYNPSILSTTNLEQLANDREKLLEQHIDSKFGTILENNDYQELLKNLNTNSNRIDTYDVEKSRKVLQSYIRSDPKNPNGWIALARLEEKCLNFKMAKKIIHQGCNEVVYDEDIWLENIRLNRIDDAPLLLKCKTLVAQALKFNGAKSEKLWIKAIELEQNAGNKNQNTITQIIHKALQINPYSEELWKQAVKYEESKEEAIKVLAKAIEFVPKSVDLWTGYIKLQDFGPQQRKTLANAVKELPSSKEMWALGCQLEERAEKPLEKKEESVKCKIIQILKRFKTPHNNDVGYCESWLKQAEKCDLEKYPITAQCIIECFIPNNFLKELLPKINSVELKNFAFQYLLLKQEHLNDPVIWDAYIVFCESGNDNTSKLAYFFQFCELTINDMDDDISKKSLKILTKYNKQDETLRIIDKKLLNTSEYTLRNELQIMKIGILISLKKYSECKRIFEQMIAAETTATIFLKYIDFLIYLNNYEKALIICQLAMEKHPDEEEFVIKMGTIYEFMSEIDKAKQCYINAVSSNFSHSISLWILSAKHEANINKARLLYDKGILKNTKNSGLLMLEKAKREFENGNLSEYRILLNTALKSYSHMPEIWCQLLRTTKKKNEKRNLFQQALKVTNTNALILLEVAINFWNEQQFEKAYKWADQSCKANKKLGDSWIWLYKCSVKLGRKNTEWIKEKVNEIEPDSGEMWNSRRYKFLYSLPSEKLVSLA, encoded by the coding sequence ATGGAAAGACCAAAATTTTTAGACCAGGACCCTCCACCAGGGTACATAGCAGGCATTGGAAGAGGTGCTACAGGTTTTACTACAAGATCAGATTTAGGTTCCTCTGCATTGTCACAGACACCTAATAGATATCTGGAAAATAAATCCCTTAGCACGGACAATATAACTGAAGATGTTTATGAGGCagaaaagattttttccaatataGACGATGAATTATCTACAAGGAATAAACAGAGAAAGAATCGGAATCAACCAAACATTAAAAGCACTACTactaaatttattgatttaaaaCAGCAATTGACTGCCGTTTCAAAGGATGAATGGCTCAATTTACCTGAGGCAACGGATATGACcagaagaaataaaagattaaaattggaaaatcaACAACAGCGAAACATTGCAATGTATAATCCGTCAATTCtctcaacaacaaatttaGAACAATTGGCTAACGACAGGGAAAAGTTATTGGAGCAACACATAGATTCAAAGTTTGGCACCATTCTTGAAAACAATGATTATCAAgagttattaaaaaatttaaacacCAATTCAAATAGAATAGATACCTATGATGTAGAAAAATCTAGGAAAGTTTTACAATCCTATATCAGATCGGATCCCAAGAATCCAAACGGTTGGATTGCGTTGGCCAGGCTAGAggaaaaatgtttaaaCTTTAAGATGgctaaaaaaatcattcaCCAAGGGTGCAACGAAGTTGTATATGATGAAGATATTTGGTTGGAGAACATTAGATTAAATAGAATTGATGATGctccattattattaaaatgtaAAACACTCGTAGCCCAGGCTTTGAAATTTAATGGAGCTAAAAGTGAGAAGCTTTGGATAAAAGCCATCGAATTGGAACAAAATGCtggtaataaaaatcaaaacaCAATAACACAGATTATTCACAAGGCTCTACAAATTAATCCATATTCAGAGGAATTGTGGAAACAAGCTGTAAAATATGAGGAATCTAAAGAAGAAGCTATAAAAGTTTTGGCTAAAGCCATTGAATTTGTCCCGAAAAGTGTTGATTTATGGACGggatatattaaattacaAGACTTTGGTCcacaacaaagaaaaactttGGCCAACGCTGTTAAAGAGCTTCCTTCTTCCAAAGAGATGTGGGCGCTGGGTTGCCAGTTGGAGGAAAGGGCGGAAAAGcctttggaaaaaaaagaggaaagtGTCAAGtgtaaaataatacaaattttaaaaaggttTAAAACTCCTCATAATAATGATGTGGGTTATTGTGAAAGTTGGTTAAAACAGGCTGAAAAGTGTGACTTAGAAAAATATCCAATAACAGCCCAATGTATAATAGAATGTTTTATTCCCAACAATTTTCTTAAAGAGTTATTGCCAAAGATTAACTCGGtcgaattgaaaaattttgcCTTTCAGTACCTATTATTGAAACAAGAACATTTGAATGATCCAGTTATATGGGATGCATATATTGTTTTCTGTGAATCTGGGAATGATAACACCAGTAAACTTGCCTACTTTTTCCAGTTTTGTGAGCTCACAATTAATGACATGGACGATGATATCTCAAAGAAATCGTTGAAGATATTAACAAAGTATAACAAACAAGATGAAACATTAAGGATTATcgataaaaaattactcAACACTTCAGAATATACATTAAGAAATGAGCTTCAGATAATGAAAATTGGTATTTTAATAAGCTTAAAGAAATATTCTGAATGCAAAAGGATCTTTGAACAAATGATAGCAGCCGAAACAACGGCTACAATTTTCCTAAAATATATAgactttttaatatatctCAATAATTATGAAAAAGCTTTGATAATATGCCAATTAGCAATGGAGAAACACCcagatgaagaagaatttGTTATAAAAATGGGTACAATATACGAATTTATGTCCGAAATAGACAAAGCCAAACAATGTTATATCAATGCAGTCTCAAGCAATTTTTCACATTCAATAAGTCTATGGATTTTGTCAGCGAAACATGAagcaaatataaataaagcAAGGTTATTATATGATAAGGgcattttgaaaaatactaaaaatagTGGATTGCTCATGTTGGAAAAAGCGAAAAGagaatttgaaaatggTAATCTGAGTGAATACAGAATATTGCTTAATACTGCGTTGAAAAGTTATTCACACATGCCTGAGATATGGTGCCAATTATTGAGAactacaaaaaagaaaaatgaaaaaagaaatttattTCAACAAGCACTCAAAGTTACAAATACAAATGCCttgattttattagaaGTTGCCATTAATTTTTGGAATGAGCAACAATTTGAAAAGGCTTATAAGTGGGCTGATCAAAGTTGTAAAGCCAATAAGAAATTAGGTGATTCTTGGATATGGCTATATAAATGTAGTGTCAAGTTGGGTAGGAAGAATACTGAATggattaaagaaaaagttaatgaGATAGAACCCGATAGTGGTGAAATGTGGAACAGTCGACGctataaatttttgtacAGCTTACCAAGTGAAAAGCTAGTCAGTTTggcttaa
- the YRO2 gene encoding Yro2p (similar to Saccharomyces cerevisiae YDR033W | MRH1 | Membrane protein Related to Hsp30p (paralog of YBR054W | YRO2)), which produces MSSSVIDLAKRAGNQAVNINKPTGTDFHINSRGSDWFFSAMCVFIVITGLLIVLMFRKPVNERVFYYTAIAPNLFMIINYFTLASDLGWAPVKAKYNHFRTADQKTVPGTRQIFYARYIGWFCAMPWPIIQMGLISTTPWPQTIFNVAMTEVYVICMLIGSVVHSTYKWGYMGFGMAASYIACTSLMTTSRNLAIKLGKDVFTFFEVSMGIIMSIWFIYPVCFGVSEGGNAISPDATGIWYGILDLIWLSFLPAGVAVVAAANFSLDRLQLTKAPAVAPAALPASRSMSSIASAKSAKSAKSAKSAKSAKSAKSTKSKKSKGKKSKK; this is translated from the coding sequence ATGTCTTCATCTGTTATTGATTTAGCCAAAAGAGCTGGTAATCAGGCCGTTAACATTAACAAACCAACTGGTACTGATTTCCACATTAACTCAAGAGGTTCCGATTGGTTCTTCTCAGCTATGTGTGTCTTCATAGTTATTACCGGtttattaattgttttgATGTTCCGTAAGCCAGTTAACGAAAGAGTTTTCTACTACACTGCTATTGCTCCAAATTTGTTTATGATTATCAACTATTTCACTTTAGCTTCTGATTTGGGTTGGGCTCCAGTGAAAGCCAAGTACAACCATTTTAGAACTGCTGACCAAAAGACTGTTCCAGGTACTAGACAAATCTTTTACGCTCGTTACATTGGTTGGTTTTGTGCTATGCCATGGCCTATTATCCAAATGGGTTTGATTTCTACTACCCCATGGCCACAAACCATTTTCAATGTTGCTATGACTGAAGTTTATGTCATTTGTATGTTGATTGGTTCTGTTGTTCACTCTACTTACAAGTGGGGTTACATGGGTTTCGGTATGGCTGCTTCCTATATTGCTTGTACTTCCTTGATGACCACTTCTAGAAACTTGGCTATAAAATTGGGTAAGGATgtttttacctttttcGAAGTTTCCATGGGTATCATCATGTCCATTTGGTTTATTTACCCAGTTTGTTTTGGTGTCAGTGAAGGTGGTAATGCTATTTCTCCAGATGCTACTGGTATCTGGTATGGTATTTTGGATTTGATCTGGTTAAGTTTCTTGCCAGCTggtgttgctgttgttgctgctgctaACTTTTCCTTGGACAGATTACAATTGACTAAGGCTCCAGCTGTTGCTCCAGCTGCTTTGCCAGCCTCTAGATCGATGTCTTCTATTGCTTCTGCTAAGTCTGCTAAGTCTGCTAAATCTGCCAAATCTGCTAAGTCTGCCAAGTCTGCTAAGTCTACGAAATCTAAGAAAAGCAAGGGTAAGAAGAGCAAGAAATAA
- the MRX18 gene encoding 17-beta-hydroxysteroid dehydrogenase-like protein (similar to Saccharomyces cerevisiae YBR056W | putative glycoside hydrolase of the mitochondrial intermembrane space) encodes MLLKKLKNLINNQSSGNDNSDLIFIPNLDDNNTSNTIPKSLIYQTRFNRGVNFGSMFVLEKWIYHSLYPPNCPSDCELDCMKSCSNIEDIATKLTDHYKVFIDDDGQWEWLSKQAGVNSIRVPIGYWHVKNGDILAESSISDSLLFKQVIKVYQMAKPYDYLRKLIEKCEKYNIGVLIDLHGLPGSVNGQSHNGEIVNPPKFFEQEAYSSFIIKEIIPFLVNDLQNFENIIGLQVVNEASFADKNSNLENKEMDYYLDCLKTVRGLDCSWPVIISDGWWPEQWSDWVNKMGLATEIVIDSHCYRCFSDSDKNKTVTQIIGELPQTFNLPDTADFVVGEFSCVLDGASWGKTSVSGADREELVKQFGNKQVEIFNERAHFGWFFWTFKFELGDGGEWGFVPMIEKGCIPGAKTGCEEFNIDENRIGQIVAEHVNYWKNNCGGNDSKFEHWRFEDGLKQACADISDFAKFNNSRIGRVKFWKNFRRQNYLRTKNDSEYMWEWDQGYERGLNEFNRY; translated from the coding sequence AtgcttttaaaaaagttgaagAATCTCATTAATAATCAATCATCTGGTAATGACAACAGTGACTTAATATTCATTCCTAATTTGGATGACAATAATACCTCTAATACAATTCCTAAATCATTAATATACCAAACTAGATTTAATAGGGGTGTTAATTTTGGATCTATGTTTGTTTTGGAAAAGTGGATTTATCATTCTTTGTACCCACCTAATTGTCCGAGCGATTGTGAATTGGACTGTATGAAATCATGTTCTAATATTGAAGACATTGCTACTAAGCTAACTGATCATTATAAGGTTTttattgatgatgatggaCAATGGGAATGGCTGAGTAAACAAGCAGGTGTGAATAGTATTAGAGTACCAATTGGATATTGGCATGTCAAAAATGGAGATATTTTGGCAGAAAGCAGTATTTCGGACAGCCTCTTATTTAAACAAGTGATCAAAGTTTATCAAATGGCTAAACCATACGATTatttaagaaaattaattgaaaagtgcgaaaaatataacataGGTGTGCTAATAGATTTACATGGCCTACCAGGTAGTGTTAATGGCCAGAGCCATAATGGGGAAATCGTTAATCCACCGAAATTTTTCGAACAGGAAGCGTATAGCagctttattattaaggAGATTATCCCCTTTTTAGTTAATGATTtacaaaattttgaaaacattATTGGATTACAAGTAGTCAATGAAGCTTCTTTTGCCGATAAAAACAGCAAccttgaaaataaagaaatggATTACTACTTGGATTGTTTGAAGACTGTGCGTGGTTTGGATTGTTCGTGGCccgttattattagtgacGGATGGTGGCCGGAACAATGGAGCGATTGGGTAAATAAGATGGGATTAGCCACTGAAATTGTAATCGATTCGCATTGCTATCGTTGTTTTTCCGATAGTGATAAGAATAAAACGGTTACACAAATTATTGGTGAATTACCACAGACATTTAATTTACCAGACACTGCTGATTTTGTAGTTGGTGAATTTAGTTGTGTTTTAGATGGGGCAAGTTGGGGAAAAACATCTGTTAGCGGTGCTGATAGGGAGGAACTAGTTAAACAATTTGGAAATAAACAAgttgaaatatttaacGAAAGAGCTCATTTTGGGTGGTTTTTTTGGACGTTCAAATTTGAACTTGGGGACGGTGGAGAATGGGGCTTTGTTCCCATGATCGAAAAGGGATGTATTCCAGGGGCAAAAACGGGTTGTGAAGAATTtaatattgatgaaaatagAATTGGTCAGATTGTTGCTGAGCATGTcaattattggaaaaataattgtGGTGGTAATGATTCCAAATTTGAACATTGGAGATTTGAGGATGGCTTGAAGCAGGCATGTGCTGATATTTCTGATTTCGCCAAGTTCAATAATTCCAGAATTGGTAGGGTTaagttttggaaaaattttagAAGACAAAACTACTTAAGAACGAAAAATGACAGTGAATATATGTGGGAGTGGGATCAAGGTTATGAACGTGGGTTAAATGAATTCAACCGTTATTGA
- a CDS encoding histidine phosphatase family protein (similar to Saccharomyces cerevisiae YBR092C | PHO3 | PHOsphate metabolism) — MMLKLFAILPFFIAYINALPLINSNNGPQKAYNQLIGTQEEIFQYLGGQAPYLSFIDDYGISTDLPSDQCQLEQVQLLARHGERFPSTGVGATLSKLYYKFSNYTASNELTGSLSFMNDYDFFIYDNSQLEMLTNDTNSATTENPYIGSRDAENLGAEFRNKYGSLISDNQTFLPVFSSSSDRVYQTALQFTQAFLSANHSTPNLQGHVYILAENASMGANQLTPVQACTPFNTSANADLLAQYDSQYLQDIADRLNSGNSGLGLTSQDALNLFTWCAYEINVNGYSDMCNVMTKDEFVRYSYYQDLGNYYEWDAGYYLNKAVGSVLFNNSINLLKTPPETDNNVWAGFTHDTDIESFLSVAGLFTESKNLSLTNVEFKDHSYKRTAMTPMGARIILEKFSCPSTSNNTDYSNSTSTTSYVRYVVNDAVIPIETCSYGPGFSCPIDDFYTYAEQQLGDVDYVSECVIPEGAPTQPTFFWDYATKNYTSSLNF, encoded by the coding sequence ATGATGTTAAAATTATTCGCTATTCTACCTTTTTTCATTGCTTATATCAACGCCTTGCCTTTAATCAACTCAAACAATGGTCCACAAAAGGCATACAACCAATTGATCGGTACTCAAGAAGAAATCTTCCAATACTTGGGTGGTCAAGCTCCATACTTGTCCTTTATTGACGATTACGGTATTTCTACCGACTTGCCTAGTGATCAATGTCAATTGGAACAAGTCCAATTGCTTGCAAGACACGGTGAAAGATTTCCATCTACTGGTGTTGGTGCTACTTTGTCTAAGTTGTATTACAAATTTTCCAACTACACTGCCTCCAATGAATTGACAGGTTCTTTAAGTTTTATGAACGACTATgactttttcatttatgaCAATAGTCAGTTGGAAATGTTGACCAATGATACCAATTCCGCCACCACTGAAAATCCATACATTGGTTCAAGAGATGCCGAAAATTTGGGTGCTGAATTTAGAAACAAATATGGTTCCTTGATTAGCGATAACCAAACTTTCTTGCCAGTCTTCAGTTCTAGTAGTGACAGAGTCTACCAAACCGCTTTGCAATTTACTCAAGCCTTCTTAAGCGCTAACCACAGTACACCAAACTTACAAGGacatgtttatattttagcTGAAAATGCCTCTATGGGTGCTAACCAATTGACCCCAGTCCAAGCTTGTACCCCTTTCAATACAAGTGCCAATGCTGATTTGTTGGCCCAATATGATAGCCAATACTTACAAGATATTGCCGACAGATTGAATTCTGGAAACTCAGGTTTAGGTCTTACTTCACAAGATGCCCTCAACCTATTCACCTGGTGTGCTTACGAAATTAATGTCAATGGTTACAGTGACATGTGTAATGTTATGACTAAGGACGAATTTGTCCGTTACAGTTACTACCAAGATTTGGGAAATTACTACGAATGGGATGCTGGTTATTACTTAAATAAAGCTGTTGGCTCCGTTTTATTTAACAATTCTATCAACTTGTTGAAAACTCCACCAGAAACCGACAACAATGTCTGGGCTGGTTTTACCCATGATACTGATATCGAAAGTTTCTTGAGTGTTGCTGGTTTGTTCACTGAATCCAAAAACTTGAGTTTGACTAACGTTGAGTTCAAAGACCATAGTTACAAGAGAACTGCTATGACTCCAATGGGTGCTAGaattattttggaaaaattcaGTTGTCCATCCACCTCCAATAACACTGACTATTCTAACAGTACTTCTACCACATCCTATGTTAGATACGTTGTTAATGATGCCGTTATTCCAATTGAAACCTGTTCTTATGGTCCAGGGTTTTCTTGTCCAATTGACGATTTTTACACTTATGCTGAACAACAATTGGGAGATGTTGATTATGTCTCTGAATGTGTTATTCCAGAGGGTGCACCAACTCAACCAACTTTCTTCTGGGATTACGCCACTAAGAACTATACTTCTTCATTGAACTTTTAG